In a single window of the Centroberyx gerrardi isolate f3 chromosome 17, fCenGer3.hap1.cur.20231027, whole genome shotgun sequence genome:
- the LOC139923079 gene encoding uncharacterized protein LOC139923079, with translation MLKSATANINCTNYHVVVDGLSNTFNRMTPARREEMAQVLLAYLRESATQINTPACRGGIDSDAEWIAVNLGPFSVHTTYTDLTFFNITGATVLDSLSPNQKAELILEPNNLSNETLVRLVFTQLAEPSDVEELGSFFDKFVSGAAEQNLTSIDPGVRDTIFNLTLTALAPQLSTLDVEGFRLWFQAYLPLFLPSIQAGTFEIIPRNISCGSYQEIVKGCNNVFTDLSERQTQEVFAFTRNYLGDQTSTGFSCVESVNDDRDWLTKNFGQFRIRASFIDFVTLKNNFNGVEVADLLTQIQLAQLSTIPSQLKGMQDVTKIMTAISPVDFGSFFDIVSPAIETHPANYTEEVKSAFLQAVFDRGNLASPAINDTEFLLWLQARLSPLLVNLSPSLVTPFFNIAKDRSCNSSQEMVTILDSLRSTLSNNTQREIYTNTLLLQQGPTPLKCYASGSFYIYLRNTFLSFGFPDLSMFTSLLPVARRSELLSTISTSELSQFLSQPDVIGNNSDICIIFNNYNNTPAFLETEDVPNEVKMVTLPCVWPLALSSSSRSDVDAWFDLRLSSYLRFLNKNLISSTDVQNSTCVAFQKLVSVMGTNYAYSSSDFGEGDIYTTIKTYLSAGSGARCYNASDKELNSTAWFANNIGNFVTFITLEDLNSFVSTSEINVFLENQANIALFNNTAIQQNVTNYYITQLYINNPTFNPVMLPGFFLCLGEIPSSAFSSLGTANAKCILDDLKQFCNGTEDPEVSAALASNFQTFSAETLQSLGDSSTGLTTSQISSISSTALVSSLPTLGSVSSWNQGQASTIIQTITSGGFQINSASSLISLGTLVEGVPASTIQSIPAAQLLSTSQSTTFVSNMLASPQIIQQTYVNKIITIDQSPATVVLNVPDALASEIPRSLLVFSEQTVDVTVINRKTWNQDQAALFFGTVVNTAFETEELSPSVLQGFTCTSVQRVTTRRIQRLVRACRPRRGRAKVVLKETQLTCMYNLLSGGSLSQNFTDYPADMLLYFNYNNIERANCRSYFTAVGTADFSVLSSVLNIDSLLLDNARSCLGISGVSLSRDNVEVLGNMACSLQSSYIESSDPLILEKLKACKDFSDSQVAGMETLLLSGATPYGNTSTWNQQTLQNLGTLPLYMTRNFWGVFKTGTKRRFLKSFMPQLRRNRTQKRKLRRLFSQINPIRMTRGAGCTVGNITQVTVSDGSFPFGYDATQFDLCLDVPVLRDNLNSICEKVDDNDFQKIILQKLNQAYPSGIADEQVQVLGSVSRVASLDDISKWSVTKVDTLAALMDSNDGSWEAAKSKAIITKYLNTAGNSLGSTELNSIGSNVCSLDVSTLKNITPDSIRNANPLNVVSCSAEQKKVLYEIANSSFSSQRTSATVYYQLIQSLLGGAPLPDIIALSTQNVSMDIATFQSLDSSVIANLTVLDVKGLLGSNLQDLKTFENETVVNTWVNLQLQSDLDLLGLNLTTTRVTPVNNTTASPTTAGPSTVAPTTALESTTTSSSSSTVSTTGTTTQGTTSRGAELAKHPESIFLAALLTVVLQILQ, from the exons GGTCGACGGATTATCCAACACGTTCAACAGAATGACACCAGCCAGAAGAGAGGAAATGGCCCAAGTGCTACTGGCGTATCTGAGGGAATCTGCGACTCAAATTAACACACCAG CCTGTAGGGGCGGGATTGACAGTGATGCCGAGTGGATTGCGGTCAACTTGGGTCCATTCTCTGTGCACACAACATACACGGATCTAACATTTTTCAACATCACTGGG GCGACAGTACTAGACTCTCTTTCCCCAAACCAGAAAGCTGAGTTGATTCTCGAACCAAACAACTTGTCAAATGAAACTCTTGTGAGGCTCGTGTTCACACAACTCGCTGAGCCCTCAGATGTGGAAGAGCTTGGCTCTTTCTTTGACAAATTTGTTAGTGGTGCTGCAGAG CAAAACTTGACAAGCATTGACCCAGGCGTGCGAGACACCATCTTTAATCTGACACTCACGGCGCTTGCCCCACAACTATCCACCCTAGATGTTGAGGGATTCAGGCTGTGGTTCCAGGCCTACCTACCTCTGTTCCTCCCCAGCATTCAAGCAGGAACATTTGAGATTATCCCAAGAAATATCAGCTGTGGCTCCTATCAAGAAAT CGTCAAGGGGTGCAACAATGTTTTCACTGATCTCTCCGAGAGGCAGACCCAAGAGGTTTTTGCATTCACCAGGAATTATTTGGGGGACCAAACTTCCACAG GTTTCTCCTGTGTTGAGTCTGTGAATGACGACAGAGACTGGCTCACAAAGAACTTTGGCCAATTCCGTATCCGTGCCTCCTTCATAGACTTTGTGACCCTGAAGAACAACTTCAATGGA GTGGAGGTTGCAGACCTCCTCACTCAGATTCAGCTGGCCCAGCTGTCAACAATCCCCTCACAGCTGAAGGGGATGCAAGACGTGACAAAGATCATGACAGCCATCAGCCCCGTTGACTTTGGATCGTTCTTTGACATAGTCTCACCCGCCATTGAG ACCCACCCAGCTAACTACACAGAGGAGGTGAAGTCTGCCTTCCTCCAGGCGGTGTTTGACAGAGGGAATCTGGCCTCTCCAGCTATCAATGACACAGAGTTCCTGTTGTGGCTTCAGGCTCGACTGAGCCCCCTCCTGGTCAACCTCTCTCCCAGCCTGGTGACACCATTTTTCAACATTGCAAAGGACAGGAGTTGTAATAGCAGCCAAGAAAT GGTTACAATATTGGACTCACTACGCTCAACACtcagcaacaacacacaaaggGAGATCTACACAAATACCCTTCTCTTGCAGCAAG GTCCAACGCCCCTCAAGTGCTACGCCAGCGGAAGCTTCTACATCTATCTGAGAAACACCTTCCTCAGTTTTGGCTTTCCAGACTTGTCCATGTTCACGTCTCTTCTACCAGTGGCACGCCGCTCAGAG ctcCTAAGTACCATCAGCACCTCGGAGCTGAGTCAGTTCCTCAGTCAACCCGATGTTATTGGCAACAACTCTGACATCTGCATCATCTTCAACAATTACAACAACACTCCCGCTTTCCTAGAAACT GAGGACGTGCCAAATGAGGTGAAGATGGTGACCCTCCCCTGTGTCTGGCCTCTGgccctgagcagcagcagcaggtcagaCGTTGACGCCTGGTTTGACCTGCGGCTGAGCAGCTACCTAAGATTCCTCAACAAGAACCTCATCAGCTCCACCGATGTGCAGAATTCCACATGCGTTGCCTTCCAGAAACT GGTCTCTGTTATGGGAACGAACTACGCATACAGCAGCTCTGACTTTGGAGAGGGTGATATATACACCACCATTAAGACCTACTTGAGTGCTG GCTCTGGAGCCAGATGCTACAACGCCAGTGACAAAGAACTAAATTCTACCGCCTGGTTTGCCAATAACATCGGCAACTTTGTGACTTTCATCACTCTGGAGGATCTCAACAGCTTTGTCTCCACCAGTGAA ATCAACGTGTTCTTGGAGAACCAAGCCAACATTGCGCTCTTTAACAACACAGCCATTCAACAGAATGTAACCAACTACTACATCACACAGCTGTATATAAACAACCCCACTTTCAACCCTGTGAT GCTTCCTGGTTTCTTCCTGTGCCTTGGTGAGATCCCAAGTTCAGCATTCTCTTCTCTGGGTACTGCTAATGCCAAGTGCATCTTGGACGATCTGAAGCAGTTCTGCAATGGAACAGAAGACCCTGAG GTATCTGCTGCTCTGGCATCCAACTTCCAGACCTTCTCAGCAGAGACGCTCCAGTCTCTGGGCGATTCCAGTACCGGTCTGACCACCAGCCAGatctcctccatttcctccacAGCGCTGGTTTCCTCCTTGCCCACCCTGGGCTCAGTCAGCAGCTGGAACCAGGGCCAGGCCAGCACCATCATCCAGACCATCACTTCCGGAGGCTTCCAG ATCAACAGTGCATCCTCCCTGATATCCCTCGGCACCCTTGTTGAGGGTGTTCCGGCATCGACAATACAAAGCATCCCAGCTGCTCAGCTACTCAGCACTTCCCAAAGCACCACCTTTGTTTCCAACATGCTGGCGAGCCCACAGATTATCCAACAGACCTACGTCAACAAG ATAATAACCATTGACCAAAGCCCAGCCACCGTAGTGCTGAACGTCCCTGATGCTCTGGCCAGCGAAATCCCACGATCCCTGCTGGTATTTTCTGAGCAGACTGTGGACGTGACTGTGATCAACAGGAAGACTTGGAACCAAGATCAG GCTGCCCTGTTCTTTGGCACAGTGGTGAACACGGCCTTCGAAACTGAGGA GCTTTCCCCATCTGTGCTGCAAGGCTTCACATGCACTTCAGTGCAGAGAGTGACGACCCGCAGGATCCAGAGACTGGTCCGTGCCTGCAGACCCAGGCGAGGCAGGGCCAAGGTGGTGCTGAAGGAGACACAG CTGACTTGCATGTACAATCTACTATCTGGTGGAAGCCTCTCCCAGAATTTCACAGACTATCCCGCAGACATGCTGCTCTACTTCAA CTACAACAACATTGAGAGAGCCAATTGCAGGTCGTACTTCACTGCAGTGGGCACTGCAGACTTCTCTGTGCTCTCTAGCGTGTTGAACATAGACTCACTTCTGTTGGACAATGCCAGGAGCTGCTTG GGTATAAGTGGCGTGAGTCTGAGCAGAGACAATGTGGAGGTGCTGGGGAACATGGCCTGCTCTCTGCAAAGCTCCTACATCGAGAGCTCTGATCCTCTCATCCTGGAGAAACTCAAGGCCTGCAAGGACTTCTCTGATAGCCAGGTGGCTGGCATGGAGACGCTGCTGCTGTCTGGGGCAACGCCTTACGG AAACACCAGCACCTGGAACCAGCAAACACTGCAAAACCTTGGGACCCTACCTCTGTACATGACTAGAAATTTCTGGGGCGTGTTCAAAACG GGGACAAAGAGGAGGTTCCTCAAGTCCTTTATGCCCCAACTGAGAAGAAACAGGACACAGAAGAGGAAGCTCAGGAGGTTGTTTTCACAGATCAACCCCATCAGGATGACACGTGGAGCAG GCTGCACCGTGGGCAACATCACCCAGGTGACGGTTAGCGACGGCTCCTTCCCCTTCGGCTACGATGCGACCCAGTTTGACCTCTGCCTGGACGTCCCCGTTCTGAGGGACAACCTCAACTCCATCTGTGAGAAAGTGGATGACAACGACTTCCAGAAAATCATTCTGCAGAAACTAAACCAG GCGTACCCATCAGGCATCGCTGATGAGCAAGTCCAGGTGCTCGGCTCAGTGTCTCGCGTGGCGTCGCTTGATGATATCTCCAAGTGGAGCGTCACCAAAGTTGACACCCTGGCGGCGCTCATGGACTCTAACGATGGATCATGGGAGGCAGCAAAG AGCAAGGCAATCATCACCAAGTATCTGAATACTGCCGGCAACTCCCTGGGCAGCACTGAGCTCAACAGCATTGGCTCTAATGTGTGTTCTCTAGATGTTAGTACACTGAAGAATATCACCCCAGACAGTATCAG GAACGCCAATCCCCTGAATGTGGTGTCGTGTTCAGCTGAGCAGAAGAAGGTCCTGTATGAGATCGCGAACTCCTCCTTCAGCTCACAACGTACCAGTGCCACCGTCTATTACCAGTTAATCCAGTCCCTTCTAG GCGGTGCGCCCTTGCCGGACATAATAGCGCTGTCAACCCAGAACGTCAGTATGGACATTGCCACTTTCCAGAGTCTGGACTCCAGTGTGATCGCT AATTTGACGGTGCTTGACGTGAAAGGCCTCCTGGGAAGCAACCTGCAGGATCTGAAGACGTTTGAGAACGAGACGGTGGTTAATACCTGGGTGAACTTGCAGCTGCAGTCGGACCTCGACCTGCTGGGTCTGAACCTAACCACCACCAGAGTCACCCCGGTGAACAACACCACAGCCAGCCCCACCACAGCCGGCCCCAGTACTGTGGCGCCTACAACAGCACTGG AAAGCACAACCACTAGCAGCTCAAGTTCAACAGTAAGCACTACAGGAACAACAACACAGG GTACCAcaagcagaggagcagagctTGCAAAACATCCAGAATCCATATTCCTGGCTGCTCTACTGACTGTTGTCCTGCAAATACTGCAATAA